A window from Alkalicoccobacillus plakortidis encodes these proteins:
- a CDS encoding MFS transporter — translation MSPLLWQLGSFLRPVGGLISDKIGGAKLLYFLFIGMTICMLTVSMLPPLLFVTIALFIGMGCLGMGNGAVFQLVPQRFQKEIGMVTGIVGAAGGIGGFFLPNILGILRDWTGTYASGFIVFAMITLMAVGLLAFAQASWRKEWKLAKSSKKAVQL, via the coding sequence TTGTCACCATTGTTGTGGCAGCTTGGAAGTTTTCTACGTCCAGTAGGTGGTTTGATCTCGGATAAAATTGGTGGAGCCAAGTTGCTTTATTTCTTATTCATTGGTATGACGATTTGTATGCTAACGGTCAGTATGCTCCCACCATTACTTTTTGTGACAATAGCCTTGTTTATTGGAATGGGATGTTTAGGTATGGGCAACGGTGCTGTATTCCAGTTGGTACCGCAGCGTTTTCAAAAAGAAATTGGGATGGTAACAGGAATCGTCGGGGCCGCAGGAGGAATTGGCGGATTTTTTCTTCCAAATATCTTGGGAATCCTACGAGATTGGACAGGAACCTATGCAAGTGGATTTATTGTTTTTGCAATGATTACACTGATGGCTGTAGGACTATTAGCATTTGCCCAAGCTTCATGGAGAAAGGAATGGAAGTTGGCTAAGTCATCTAAAAAGGCTGTTCAACTATAA
- a CDS encoding LysR family transcriptional regulator, producing MEWHHFEYFQTLARTEHMIKSAELLSVSQPALSRSIKRLEQELGVPLFDRKGRSIVLNKYGKIFLERVNRITFELSEAKKELSEMIEPNSGEVTLGFLHTLGPSFIPELIRSFMVQFPKIKLNLVQNNSHALMKQLNSGDIDLCLVPEVHLQKRTKWTLIKSEELFITLPTTHRLAHLSELRLDQVEHDSFIFLKSGYSLRHTTDEIFSELGIMPNITFEGEEVQTIAGLIASGLGISLLPKIAEAKENKIVQIPVHSIECNRLIGVCWNEDSYLSAASQNLITHILDMYKHRT from the coding sequence GTGGAATGGCATCATTTTGAATATTTCCAAACACTAGCACGCACTGAACATATGATAAAGTCAGCTGAATTATTATCCGTTTCCCAACCAGCATTAAGTCGATCCATCAAACGACTTGAACAAGAATTAGGCGTTCCATTATTTGATCGTAAAGGCAGATCTATTGTGTTAAATAAATACGGAAAGATATTTTTGGAAAGAGTCAATCGCATTACCTTTGAACTAAGCGAGGCAAAAAAAGAACTATCAGAAATGATAGAACCAAACAGCGGAGAAGTGACATTAGGCTTTTTACATACGTTAGGACCGAGCTTTATACCTGAGCTGATACGATCCTTTATGGTTCAGTTTCCAAAAATTAAATTAAACCTCGTACAAAATAATTCACATGCTTTAATGAAACAGCTCAATTCAGGAGACATTGATTTATGTCTAGTACCAGAAGTACATCTTCAAAAAAGAACGAAATGGACACTCATTAAAAGTGAAGAATTGTTTATAACATTACCGACCACTCATCGACTTGCTCATCTATCAGAATTGAGATTAGATCAAGTGGAACATGATTCCTTTATCTTCTTAAAAAGTGGCTATTCGTTACGTCACACAACAGATGAGATTTTTTCAGAACTTGGAATAATGCCAAACATAACGTTTGAAGGTGAAGAAGTTCAAACAATTGCCGGATTAATTGCTTCTGGTCTTGGAATCTCGTTGTTGCCTAAAATTGCAGAAGCAAAAGAAAATAAAATCGTCCAAATCCCTGTGCATTCAATAGAATGTAATCGACTCATTGGGGTCTGTTGGAATGAAGACAGCTATCTTTCAGCCGCTTCACAAAACCTGATTACTCATATCTTAGACATGTACAAGCATAGGACTTAG
- a CDS encoding HIT family protein yields MTLNKQAPCCLGCNLANLKEPVHLIYENDLLTCILDHDPFNNGHTLILPKKHYEDVDDLDEETAHAIIQCSMVISKALKSIYRPDGITICQNGGIFSELTHFHMHVVPRYKDQSFASFYLDEPFNNEHLKKRIADAKTEMYQALRKYV; encoded by the coding sequence ATGACACTAAATAAGCAAGCACCCTGTTGTTTAGGCTGTAACCTAGCAAATCTAAAAGAGCCAGTTCATCTAATCTATGAAAATGACTTACTTACCTGCATCTTAGATCATGATCCATTTAACAATGGTCATACATTAATATTGCCAAAAAAGCATTATGAAGACGTTGATGATTTAGACGAAGAAACCGCACATGCTATCATACAATGCTCGATGGTGATTTCTAAGGCATTAAAGTCGATATATAGACCAGACGGGATCACGATTTGTCAAAATGGAGGGATTTTTAGTGAGCTTACACATTTTCATATGCATGTAGTACCAAGATACAAGGATCAATCATTTGCGTCCTTCTATCTTGATGAACCATTCAACAATGAACATCTTAAGAAAAGGATAGCGGATG
- a CDS encoding MFS transporter encodes MENDESSMERRYIHKGTKQYLKTNIAFFVAGFNTFTILYCVQPLLPNFSQHYELSPTVASLALSLTTIALAIAMLFFGSLSDAVGRKNVMLYSMIAASVICLFIPLSPTFTWLLVLRTIQGIALAGLPSVAMAYLSEEISPKSLGAAMGLYICGNALGATFGRMFSGIVTEAANWQSALFLVGVISLAASILFAFFLPISSNFRPTKRQVPEMIYSLKSHLGNTRLLCLFGLGFILLGTNVALFNYMGFTLLNEPYSVSQTIVSSIFLLFIIGMFSSVIAGKLVDSVGKEKTVLLSLLIILVGILLTLIPNLAFKICGTAMSVYGFFSSHSVASSWVGSIVSKNKAQAASLYLFFYYAWVKCNRHTWRYSMGYVRLDWCGLDEYHLYFNWIPIDVRFN; translated from the coding sequence TTGGAAAATGACGAATCTAGTATGGAAAGGCGCTACATTCATAAAGGAACAAAGCAATACCTGAAAACGAACATTGCTTTTTTTGTTGCTGGTTTTAATACATTCACCATATTGTATTGTGTGCAGCCTTTACTTCCAAACTTCTCGCAACACTATGAACTCAGTCCAACTGTAGCGAGTTTAGCCCTTTCATTAACAACAATTGCATTAGCAATAGCTATGTTGTTTTTTGGGTCACTTTCGGATGCTGTAGGTCGAAAGAATGTCATGCTTTATTCAATGATTGCAGCTTCTGTCATCTGTCTTTTCATCCCACTAAGTCCTACATTTACATGGCTACTTGTTTTACGAACGATCCAAGGCATTGCACTTGCTGGTTTGCCATCGGTTGCAATGGCTTATTTAAGCGAAGAGATATCTCCCAAAAGTCTCGGCGCAGCCATGGGATTATATATTTGTGGTAATGCTTTAGGAGCAACATTTGGACGAATGTTCTCTGGTATTGTGACAGAAGCCGCAAATTGGCAATCTGCTTTATTTTTGGTTGGGGTTATTAGTTTAGCAGCAAGTATTTTGTTTGCATTCTTTTTGCCTATTTCATCTAATTTCCGTCCAACAAAACGACAAGTGCCAGAGATGATTTATTCATTAAAAAGTCATCTAGGTAATACTCGGCTTCTGTGTTTGTTTGGTTTAGGGTTTATTTTGCTCGGAACGAATGTTGCTTTATTTAATTACATGGGTTTTACACTATTAAATGAACCATATTCAGTCAGCCAAACGATTGTTAGTTCGATTTTTCTTTTATTTATCATTGGCATGTTTAGCTCAGTTATAGCAGGTAAATTGGTAGATTCCGTTGGAAAAGAAAAGACCGTTCTATTAAGTTTACTAATTATTTTAGTAGGTATCTTATTAACACTGATTCCAAATCTAGCATTCAAAATATGTGGTACAGCGATGTCTGTGTACGGTTTTTTTAGTAGTCATTCTGTTGCGAGCAGTTGGGTTGGCTCGATTGTTAGTAAAAATAAGGCGCAAGCAGCTTCCTTATATTTGTTTTTCTATTATGCTTGGGTCAAGTGTAATCGGCACACTTGGCGGTATTCTATGGGCTACGTTAGATTGGACTGGTGTGGCTTGGATGAATATCATCTTTATTTTAATTGGATTCCTATTGATGTACGTTTTAATTAG
- a CDS encoding MFS transporter, translated as MKLSDLRKSGHAPSLFSAFLYFDISFMIWVMLGALGVYITNDFGLTASQIGLIVAIPILAGSIFRIIMGVLTDRFGPKKTSVGGMIVTMIPLLWGWLLGTSVAELYMIGILLGVAGASFSASLPMASRFVPT; from the coding sequence ATGAAACTATCAGACTTACGAAAAAGTGGTCATGCTCCATCATTGTTTTCTGCGTTTTTATACTTTGATATTAGTTTTATGATTTGGGTTATGCTTGGCGCATTAGGTGTATATATTACAAATGACTTTGGCTTAACTGCTTCACAAATCGGCTTGATTGTGGCAATCCCAATCCTCGCCGGGTCCATTTTTAGAATCATTATGGGGGTTCTAACTGATCGTTTTGGACCAAAGAAAACAAGTGTTGGTGGAATGATTGTCACGATGATTCCACTCTTATGGGGTTGGCTACTCGGTACATCGGTAGCCGAACTCTATATGATTGGAATTCTATTAGGTGTAGCTGGAGCAAGTTTCTCCGCGTCGCTGCCAATGGCAAGTCGCTTCGTACCCACCTGA
- a CDS encoding AAA family ATPase, which produces MNVLFLFGPQAVGKMTIGEILSEKLDIPLLFNHMTLDIISPFIGWTQKTFELSTQLRKDIFQAMVDQPENKGLIFTFVWALDVEEDRKEVENFKQIFTTAGIDVYFIELEAELEERLRRNKTENRLAKKPSKRDIESSEQELQTSHQKHRLNSKQGEIQEPLYLRLNVTNLTAEEAAERIFDFQQFGERRYN; this is translated from the coding sequence ATGAACGTTCTTTTTTTATTTGGGCCACAAGCTGTAGGAAAAATGACAATAGGTGAAATTCTTTCAGAGAAGTTGGACATTCCTTTATTGTTTAACCATATGACATTGGATATCATTTCACCTTTTATTGGTTGGACACAAAAGACATTTGAATTGTCCACGCAATTGCGAAAGGATATTTTCCAAGCCATGGTTGACCAACCAGAGAACAAAGGGCTAATCTTTACTTTTGTCTGGGCATTAGATGTTGAAGAAGATCGAAAAGAGGTAGAGAACTTCAAACAGATTTTTACAACTGCGGGCATAGATGTGTATTTTATAGAATTAGAAGCGGAACTAGAGGAGCGCTTAAGACGTAATAAAACAGAGAATCGACTTGCTAAAAAACCATCTAAAAGAGATATAGAGTCAAGTGAACAAGAACTACAGACTAGTCATCAAAAACATCGACTAAACTCTAAGCAAGGAGAGATTCAAGAACCTCTTTATTTGCGTTTGAATGTAACAAATTTGACGGCGGAGGAAGCAGCAGAGAGAATTTTTGATTTCCAACAGTTCGGTGAACGGAGATACAACTGA